The Aestuariibaculum lutulentum genome segment TAGAATCTTTACATTTTCATTTCCTCTTAAGCTAATAGCACCTTCAACATCTACAGAAACCGATGGCACATTATTTAAAGCATCACTTACTGTTCCTCCGGCGGTAGTTAAATCCTTTCCGATGTTGTAAATCTTTTTGTCAAGTTTTATTTCAACTGTTGTTTTTTCAGCAATAACTTCAACTTCATCCAGTGTAGCAAGGTCTTCGGTTAAAGCTATGGTTCCTAAATCTTCGTTTTTTGTGAGATTCTTATTGGTGAGTGTAACTTTTTTATAGGAAATATATTCAATTGAAATATCGTAAATGCCTTTTGCAACCGGAATGCTAAAATTACCATTAGTATCTGTTATACAGCCGTCGACTATTTTGTTTTCAGCTTTACTAAAAAAGGCAACGGTAGCGTATTCTAAAGGCATATTCATGTCTTGGTCGATTACCTTTCCGGTTATAATGATGTTTTTTTCGGCAACTGGATCAGTACTTTTTGGTTGTGCTAAAGCCGATAATACGGCGCCAAAAAGAGCAAAGGCAGTTAGTAGATATTTGGTCATAGTTGTTTTTTAAAGTGTTAGACTTCAAAAAAACATATAAGTTTAGTAGGGTTTTGTTAAAATAAAGTTAATTAGGGTGTTAGCCGAGTGTTATAAAATCTCGGCTATCTTTTCTGTAGGTCTTGCTATCACAGCTTTTTCATCGTTAATAACGATAGGGCGCTCAATTAACTTCGGGTTTTCAACCATGGCTTTAATAATTTGTACATCGGTAAGGTCTTTTCCTTTGTAATCCGATTTCCAGATGGCTTCATTTGTTCTAACCAATTCTATTGGAGAAATTCCTAAAAGCTTAATGATTTCGGTTAATTCT includes the following:
- the arsC gene encoding arsenate reductase (glutaredoxin) (This arsenate reductase requires both glutathione and glutaredoxin to convert arsenate to arsenite, after which the efflux transporter formed by ArsA and ArsB can extrude the arsenite from the cell, providing resistance.), with protein sequence MIKIYHNNRCSKSRLGVQFLEDAGKDFEVVKYLEDVPTEAELTEIIKLLGISPIELVRTNEAIWKSDYKGKDLTDVQIIKAMVENPKLIERPIVINDEKAVIARPTEKIAEIL